A single window of Pectobacterium parmentieri DNA harbors:
- a CDS encoding aspartate-semialdehyde dehydrogenase → MSDGWNIALLGATGAVGTALLELLQEREFPVGELYPLASERSAGETIRFNGKSCLVTDVADFDWSQAQLAFFVAGQDASARYAEAAGDAGCLVIDSSGLFALEPDVPLVVPGVNTHTLADYRNRNIVAVADSLTSQLLTAIKPLTDAAGLSRLHVVNMLSVSAHGKAAIDDLAGQSARLLNGIPPEAGLFPKQLAFNLLPLLPDDAGSVREERSLVDQVRKVLQDEGLPVSVTCIQSPVFYGHAQVVHLESLRPLSAEEARDELLNAGNIEVSDEQDYPTQVGDASGNGQLSVGCLRNDYGIPELLQFWSVADNARFGGALMAVATAECLVQEYLG, encoded by the coding sequence ATGTCTGACGGCTGGAATATCGCTCTGCTGGGCGCAACGGGCGCAGTAGGCACGGCGTTACTGGAATTATTGCAGGAACGCGAATTCCCAGTGGGTGAACTGTATCCGCTGGCCAGCGAACGTAGCGCGGGTGAAACCATACGTTTTAACGGCAAATCCTGTCTGGTCACGGATGTGGCTGATTTTGACTGGTCACAGGCGCAGTTGGCGTTTTTTGTCGCCGGGCAAGATGCCAGCGCTCGCTATGCCGAAGCAGCAGGGGATGCGGGTTGTCTGGTTATCGACAGCAGCGGCCTGTTTGCGCTGGAGCCGGATGTGCCGCTAGTGGTGCCTGGCGTGAATACGCATACGCTGGCGGATTACCGTAACCGCAATATTGTTGCGGTGGCGGATAGCCTGACCAGCCAACTGCTGACGGCGATTAAACCGTTGACCGATGCTGCTGGGCTTTCGCGTCTGCATGTCGTCAATATGCTGTCAGTTTCCGCACACGGTAAAGCGGCGATAGACGATCTGGCTGGGCAAAGTGCCCGCTTGCTGAATGGTATTCCGCCCGAAGCAGGGTTGTTCCCGAAACAATTGGCGTTCAATCTGTTGCCCTTACTGCCGGATGACGCGGGCAGCGTGCGTGAAGAACGCAGCCTGGTCGATCAGGTGCGTAAAGTCTTGCAGGATGAAGGCCTACCCGTTTCAGTGACCTGCATTCAATCCCCTGTGTTCTATGGTCACGCTCAGGTTGTTCATCTTGAATCGCTGCGTCCGCTGTCTGCGGAAGAGGCGCGTGACGAGCTGCTCAATGCCGGAAATATTGAAGTCAGCGATGAGCAGGATTACCCGACGCAGGTGGGTGATGCTTCCGGCAATGGCCAACTGAGCGTCGGCTGTCTGCGTAATGATTACGGTATTCCTGAGCTGCTGCAATTCTGGTCCGTTGCCGATAACGCTCGCTTTGGCGGCGCGCTGATGGCAGTGGCAACGGCAGAATGTCTGGTGCAGGAGTATCTTGGGTAA
- the pdxB gene encoding 4-phosphoerythronate dehydrogenase PdxB — MKILVDENMPYARELFSRLGDVQAVPGRPLPRDLLAGADALMVRSVTKVNADLLSGTAVKFVGSATAGTDHVDESWLNANGIAFSAAPGCNAIAVVEYVFSSLLMLAERDGFQLRDKTVGIVGVGNVGRRLDARLKAWGVKTLLCDPPRADRGEAGDFLPLETLVRDADILTLHTPLYLDGPYRTHHLVDAAVLNAFADGRILINACRGPVVDNAALLEALQQGKKLSVILDVWEPEPALSTDLLARVDIGTAHIAGYTLEGKARGTTQVFEAWSEFIGTPQQIALSSLLPVPDYAEVTLTAPVDEALLKRLVHLVYDVRRDDALLRHVAHQEGEFDRLRKHYQERREWSSLHVICADAESADCLNALGFTASVRGTR; from the coding sequence ATGAAGATTCTGGTTGATGAGAATATGCCGTATGCCCGCGAGCTTTTCAGCCGTTTGGGTGACGTTCAGGCCGTACCAGGACGCCCTTTGCCGCGCGATCTGCTGGCAGGCGCTGATGCGCTGATGGTGCGATCGGTCACGAAGGTGAACGCAGATCTGCTGTCTGGCACAGCGGTAAAATTTGTCGGCAGCGCGACGGCAGGCACCGATCATGTTGATGAGTCCTGGCTTAACGCTAACGGCATCGCGTTTTCTGCCGCCCCCGGTTGTAATGCCATTGCGGTCGTAGAGTACGTGTTTTCTTCTTTGCTGATGTTGGCCGAGCGTGATGGTTTTCAACTGCGTGATAAAACTGTCGGTATTGTCGGCGTGGGGAATGTTGGTCGGCGTCTTGATGCACGCCTGAAAGCCTGGGGTGTGAAAACGCTGTTGTGCGATCCGCCGCGTGCCGACCGCGGGGAGGCGGGTGATTTCCTACCGCTGGAAACGCTGGTGCGTGATGCCGACATTCTGACGCTGCATACGCCGCTGTATCTCGACGGTCCGTACCGTACTCATCATCTGGTTGATGCCGCCGTACTGAACGCGTTTGCGGACGGACGTATCCTGATTAACGCCTGCCGTGGCCCGGTGGTGGATAATGCTGCACTGCTTGAGGCGCTGCAACAGGGTAAAAAACTCAGCGTAATTCTTGATGTGTGGGAGCCAGAACCTGCGCTATCGACCGATCTGCTGGCGCGAGTAGACATTGGCACGGCGCACATCGCCGGTTATACGTTGGAAGGCAAAGCGCGCGGTACCACTCAGGTCTTTGAGGCGTGGAGCGAGTTTATCGGAACTCCGCAGCAGATCGCGCTTTCATCGCTTTTACCTGTGCCAGACTATGCTGAAGTGACATTAACTGCGCCAGTGGATGAGGCGTTGCTAAAACGTCTGGTGCATCTGGTGTATGATGTGCGCCGAGACGATGCGCTGTTACGCCATGTTGCGCATCAGGAAGGCGAGTTCGATCGCCTGCGTAAACATTATCAGGAACGACGCGAATGGTCGTCACTCCATGTCATCTGTGCCGATGCTGAGAGCGCAGATTGTCTGAACGCGCTGGGATTCACCGCGTCGGTGCGGGGCACACGCTAG
- a CDS encoding DMT family transporter, translated as MNALFPTIAVLIWSVNVIVNKLSASVIDPAAISFYRWLLAFLVMTPFMLPALRHHAATIRQNAWKLLVLGLLGMVLYQSLAYYAAHTISAVMMGIMGSLVPLLTVLLSIPLLRVAPTLGVLLGSLLSLAGIVWLIGEGHPEQILAQGIGPGEFMMFCAALSYALYGVLTKRWSIPLPNWVSLYVQIAFGVVVLIPNFLLTDNVELNGQNLPLVIFAGIMASIIAPFLWIQGVMRLGASKAAIFMNLTPIFAAVIAIGFLHEPLHHYHLVGGGITLLGVILAQRLRVPLGRTSSD; from the coding sequence TTGAACGCTCTATTTCCCACCATCGCCGTCCTGATCTGGTCAGTTAACGTCATCGTCAACAAACTTTCCGCGAGCGTCATCGATCCCGCTGCCATTTCATTTTACCGCTGGCTGTTGGCGTTCCTCGTCATGACGCCATTCATGCTACCAGCCCTGCGCCATCATGCAGCAACCATTCGCCAGAACGCATGGAAACTGTTGGTGTTGGGTCTGCTCGGCATGGTGTTGTATCAAAGTCTGGCCTACTACGCCGCGCACACGATCAGCGCCGTAATGATGGGGATCATGGGGTCGCTTGTGCCGCTACTCACCGTCTTGCTCAGCATTCCTCTGCTACGCGTGGCACCCACGCTGGGTGTGCTGCTCGGAAGCCTACTGTCGCTGGCAGGCATTGTCTGGCTGATTGGCGAAGGGCATCCCGAACAGATTCTGGCGCAAGGCATCGGCCCCGGTGAATTTATGATGTTTTGTGCCGCGTTGTCGTATGCACTCTATGGCGTGTTAACCAAACGCTGGAGCATCCCGTTGCCCAACTGGGTATCGCTCTATGTACAAATTGCCTTTGGCGTGGTGGTGCTGATTCCTAATTTCTTGCTGACGGACAATGTCGAGCTCAATGGTCAAAATCTGCCGCTGGTCATTTTCGCCGGCATCATGGCCTCCATTATTGCGCCTTTTCTCTGGATTCAAGGGGTGATGCGTCTGGGAGCCAGCAAAGCCGCCATCTTTATGAACCTGACGCCAATCTTTGCGGCAGTGATTGCGATTGGTTTTTTACACGAACCGTTACACCATTATCATCTGGTTGGCGGGGGCATTACGCTACTTGGCGTTATCCTCGCCCAGCGTTTGCGCGTCCCGTTAGGGCGAACCTCGAGTGATTAG
- the flk gene encoding flagella biosynthesis regulator Flk, with protein MQPVSGPGAPLPGERAVTPTTTSSTSSASSNAAGSSSGDRPLTLAQRTTLENLVLKVAALTTSKAAEVWTTVKQGLGLAENNELQSRHYQPAEQILQTRLTQAQDNSGRQPLLQRLTEMLPQGNNRQAVSDFIRQQFGSTTLSALSKTQLQQVVTLLQNGQIPQSTAPASTPQAAQAPNSPERPLSPVEQRSLNQLVTRLATMTGEQPARVLSNLMTMQNLTPGDAIPFKHLPLLTQFLQAQVELQQTQTLLRTTLTPQGTPTNTGTAGAHQEPPTANTTNTANATNTNSASTATLSSSQPLPTQNTQLSPNLAPLQALLQQPMTAQEQQLLIDYTQNRFNISLQTPLTPMQVSDLLTFLFTQRIQRSQETDWTTTSQLLPPLFNPLIASLPLSWQSLFHKPMFLVIVSTCVAAFLLWVLL; from the coding sequence ATGCAACCTGTAAGTGGCCCAGGTGCCCCGCTGCCCGGCGAACGTGCGGTTACGCCGACAACCACATCGTCAACCTCATCTGCATCCTCTAACGCCGCAGGTTCCAGCAGCGGCGATCGGCCGCTGACGCTGGCACAGCGCACGACGCTGGAAAATCTGGTGCTTAAAGTTGCCGCACTGACAACGTCAAAGGCGGCAGAAGTCTGGACGACGGTAAAACAGGGATTAGGGCTGGCTGAGAATAATGAACTGCAGTCCCGCCACTACCAGCCGGCCGAGCAGATACTTCAGACGCGTCTAACGCAGGCGCAAGATAACAGTGGCCGTCAGCCGTTGCTCCAGCGCCTGACAGAGATGCTGCCTCAGGGCAATAATCGTCAGGCAGTCAGTGATTTCATCCGTCAACAGTTCGGCAGCACCACGCTAAGCGCGCTGAGTAAAACGCAGCTACAGCAGGTGGTTACATTGCTACAAAATGGGCAAATTCCGCAGTCAACGGCACCGGCCTCAACGCCGCAAGCGGCTCAGGCTCCTAATTCGCCCGAACGTCCGCTTTCTCCAGTTGAACAGCGCAGCTTGAATCAGTTAGTCACCCGGCTAGCAACCATGACAGGGGAACAACCTGCGAGAGTGCTGAGTAATCTGATGACGATGCAGAATCTTACCCCTGGCGACGCCATCCCGTTCAAGCATCTGCCTCTGCTAACACAGTTCCTGCAAGCACAAGTTGAGTTGCAACAGACGCAGACGCTGCTTCGCACCACGTTGACGCCACAGGGAACGCCGACCAATACGGGAACGGCTGGGGCACATCAGGAACCGCCGACAGCCAACACAACCAATACGGCTAACGCGACAAATACAAATTCAGCGTCAACAGCCACGCTCTCATCATCACAGCCACTGCCAACGCAGAATACCCAGCTTTCCCCGAACCTTGCTCCGTTGCAGGCCCTGTTACAACAGCCGATGACCGCGCAGGAACAGCAATTATTGATAGATTACACACAGAATCGCTTCAATATCAGCTTGCAAACCCCGTTGACGCCGATGCAGGTCAGCGATCTGCTGACGTTCCTGTTTACGCAACGAATTCAGCGCTCACAGGAAACTGACTGGACGACGACCTCGCAGTTGCTGCCCCCGCTGTTTAACCCGTTGATTGCATCGCTACCGCTCAGTTGGCAATCCCTGTTCCATAAACCGATGTTTCTGGTGATTGTCAGCACCTGCGTGGCTGCGTTTCTGCTCTGGGTGTTGCTGTAG
- a CDS encoding alpha/beta hydrolase translates to MTLEPNIAELVNTFIRNGRPSVKNQTLAERREGYIASTVLAGEAPPGVNCEEINWQSLTLRLYTPPTAQPHASAVIYYHGGCFVSGGFATHDCQLRHIAFHSGCKVIAVQYRLAPEHRYPAAHDDAYHAAKMIHERASMLDIDPDNIILMGDSAGGHLALVTAIRLRDRGTFKPCGQILIYPMLDATASSDSYRTNGKDYVITRETLVSGYEAYFDSLTPNHCEASPAMHSPLSGLPSTLIITAEYDPLRDEGEALFRTLTEQGVNAQCRRYLGVIHGFFQLGGISQAAKDAMQDVTTAIKKWTVPLP, encoded by the coding sequence ATGACTCTTGAGCCAAACATTGCTGAACTCGTCAATACGTTTATCCGTAATGGTCGCCCTTCAGTAAAAAATCAAACGTTGGCAGAACGCCGTGAAGGATATATCGCCAGTACCGTGCTGGCAGGAGAGGCACCTCCTGGCGTCAATTGTGAAGAGATAAATTGGCAATCACTCACACTGCGGCTTTACACGCCACCGACCGCACAGCCACACGCTTCTGCTGTAATTTACTATCATGGTGGATGTTTCGTCAGCGGTGGGTTCGCCACACACGATTGCCAATTACGACATATCGCCTTTCACAGCGGCTGTAAAGTCATTGCAGTACAGTACCGTTTAGCCCCAGAACATCGCTACCCGGCTGCACATGATGATGCCTACCATGCTGCTAAAATGATCCATGAACGCGCCAGCATGCTGGATATCGATCCCGACAATATCATCTTGATGGGTGACAGTGCTGGAGGCCACCTAGCGTTAGTGACTGCCATACGGTTACGCGATCGCGGTACATTCAAACCCTGCGGACAAATCCTGATCTACCCCATGCTGGATGCCACAGCCAGCAGCGATAGTTACCGTACAAATGGCAAAGATTATGTCATTACACGAGAAACATTGGTGAGTGGATATGAAGCCTATTTTGATTCCTTGACTCCCAATCATTGCGAAGCCAGCCCGGCAATGCACAGCCCATTATCGGGTTTGCCGTCAACGCTGATAATTACAGCGGAATATGATCCGCTGCGAGACGAAGGAGAAGCATTGTTCCGCACGCTAACCGAGCAGGGTGTCAATGCACAATGCCGGCGCTATTTGGGGGTTATTCACGGTTTTTTCCAGCTTGGGGGCATCAGTCAGGCGGCAAAAGACGCAATGCAGGATGTCACTACCGCAATCAAAAAATGGACAGTACCTCTTCCATAA
- the fabB gene encoding beta-ketoacyl-ACP synthase I — protein MKRAVITGLGIVSSIGNNQQEVLASLREGRSGITFSQELKDSGMRSHVWGNVKLDTTGLIDRKVVRFMSDASIYAYLSMEQAIQDSGLSDEVYQNNPRVGLIAGSGGSARYQVFGADAMRSPRGLKAVGPYVVTKSMGSAVSACLATPFKIHGVNYSISSACATSAHCIGNAVEQIQMGKQDIVFAGGAEELCWELACEFDAMGALSTKYNETPEKASRTYDAGRDGFVIAGGGGMVVVEELEHALARGAHIYAEVVGYGATSDGADMVAPSGEGAVRCMKMAMNGVDTPIDYLNSHGTSTPVGDVKELGAIREVFGDNSPAISATKAMTGHSLGAAGVQEAIYSLLMLEHSFVAPSINVENLDEQAAGLNIVTEPTERKLTTVMSNSFGFGGTNATLVMRKLDK, from the coding sequence ATGAAACGTGCAGTGATTACTGGCCTGGGGATCGTATCAAGCATTGGTAATAACCAGCAGGAAGTTCTGGCATCATTGCGGGAAGGCCGCTCGGGCATTACTTTTTCTCAAGAGCTGAAAGATTCCGGCATGCGTAGTCACGTCTGGGGTAATGTCAAACTGGACACCACTGGCCTCATCGACCGCAAAGTTGTGCGTTTTATGAGTGATGCGTCGATTTATGCCTACTTATCTATGGAGCAGGCGATTCAAGATTCTGGGCTGTCTGATGAGGTTTATCAGAATAACCCACGCGTTGGCCTGATTGCGGGTTCCGGTGGTTCTGCTCGCTATCAGGTATTTGGTGCTGACGCGATGCGTAGCCCGCGTGGCCTGAAAGCCGTTGGCCCTTACGTTGTGACTAAATCAATGGGTTCTGCGGTATCTGCGTGTCTGGCAACGCCGTTCAAAATTCACGGTGTGAACTACTCGATCAGCTCTGCCTGTGCGACTTCCGCGCACTGCATCGGTAACGCGGTTGAGCAAATTCAGATGGGCAAACAAGACATCGTGTTCGCGGGTGGTGCTGAAGAGCTGTGCTGGGAACTCGCCTGTGAGTTTGATGCGATGGGCGCACTGTCTACCAAATACAATGAGACGCCAGAAAAAGCCTCCCGTACTTATGATGCAGGTCGCGATGGTTTCGTGATTGCAGGCGGCGGCGGTATGGTCGTGGTAGAAGAATTGGAACACGCGCTGGCACGCGGTGCGCACATTTACGCAGAAGTAGTTGGCTACGGCGCGACGTCTGACGGTGCGGATATGGTTGCCCCATCCGGTGAAGGTGCGGTTCGCTGCATGAAGATGGCGATGAACGGTGTGGATACCCCGATCGATTACCTGAACTCTCACGGTACGTCTACGCCAGTTGGTGATGTGAAGGAACTGGGCGCAATTCGTGAAGTGTTTGGTGATAACTCACCAGCTATCTCCGCGACGAAAGCGATGACCGGTCACTCTCTGGGGGCTGCTGGCGTTCAGGAAGCCATTTACTCTCTGCTGATGCTGGAACACAGCTTTGTTGCACCGAGCATCAACGTGGAAAATCTGGACGAGCAGGCTGCTGGCCTGAATATCGTGACCGAACCGACGGAACGTAAACTGACCACGGTGATGTCTAACAGCTTCGGTTTCGGTGGTACGAACGCGACGCTGGTGATGAGAAAACTCGATAAATAA
- the mnmC gene encoding bifunctional tRNA (5-methylaminomethyl-2-thiouridine)(34)-methyltransferase MnmD/FAD-dependent 5-carboxymethylaminomethyl-2-thiouridine(34) oxidoreductase MnmC has translation MANLPIQHASLSWNTQGTPVSQQFDDVYFSNQDGLAETRYVFLQGNQLSERFTTHPRTNCVIAETGFGTGLNFLTLWQAFAHFRQQQPQATLRHLHFISFEKFPLRRHDLAAAHAQWPELAEFADELRQQWPLALPGCHRLILAQGSITLDLWFGDVNVLLPELDDTQNHQVDAWFLDGFAPSKNPDMWTENLFQTMARLCRKGGTFATFTAAGFVRRGLQQAGFHVSKVKGFGQKREMLSGMLPDALPVPSPTPWYARPAASTTDDIAIIGGGIASVLTALALQRRGANVTLYCAESQPATGASGNRQGALYPLLNNRHDAVSRFFSLAFDFAHRSYTALAQQGLEFEHQWCGVSQLAWDEKSTRKIEQILQGEWPEELVVSVDAQQLEKQSGLNPGVNGITYPDGGWLCPAELTAAALKLAQQHGLSVQMNAAVSALEKTDKGWALTLRTGQQVSHAVVVLANGHQITDWSQTRHLPGYAVRGQVSHIPTNPVLGQLKQVLCYDGYLTPASPQHQTHCIGASYLRGEAHCDYREEEQQENRQRLLNCLPNADWTKTVDVSGGQARQGVRCALRDHLPLLGAVPDYDQTLAEYEDRLHPQHRTDTVPSAPYWQDLFIIGALGSRGLCSAPLAAEILASQMYGEPLPLDRDTLSALNPNRFWIRKLLKGKPVTQD, from the coding sequence GTGGCGAACCTCCCCATCCAACACGCGTCGTTAAGTTGGAACACTCAGGGTACACCTGTATCGCAACAGTTTGATGACGTCTATTTTTCGAATCAGGATGGGTTAGCAGAAACCCGTTATGTGTTTTTACAGGGTAATCAGCTTTCTGAACGCTTCACTACGCACCCGCGTACAAACTGCGTGATAGCGGAGACTGGCTTTGGCACCGGCCTGAATTTTCTCACGCTGTGGCAAGCCTTTGCTCACTTTCGTCAACAGCAGCCGCAGGCAACACTACGACACTTGCATTTCATCAGCTTCGAGAAATTCCCCCTGCGCCGGCACGATCTGGCGGCTGCACACGCACAGTGGCCGGAGCTAGCAGAATTCGCAGATGAATTACGCCAGCAATGGCCGTTAGCGCTACCGGGCTGTCACCGTCTGATTCTGGCGCAAGGCAGCATCACGCTCGATTTATGGTTTGGTGACGTTAATGTCTTGCTGCCAGAGCTGGATGACACTCAAAACCATCAGGTTGACGCCTGGTTTCTGGACGGCTTTGCGCCCTCTAAAAATCCCGATATGTGGACGGAGAATCTGTTTCAGACGATGGCGCGCCTGTGTCGTAAAGGAGGCACATTCGCTACCTTTACCGCCGCAGGCTTTGTGCGTCGCGGCCTGCAACAGGCAGGTTTTCACGTTAGTAAAGTCAAAGGATTTGGGCAAAAGCGCGAGATGCTTAGCGGCATGCTGCCCGATGCACTTCCCGTCCCCTCGCCGACACCGTGGTACGCGCGCCCTGCTGCCAGCACGACTGACGATATTGCGATTATCGGCGGCGGTATCGCCAGCGTGCTTACGGCACTGGCTCTGCAACGGCGCGGCGCAAACGTCACGCTCTACTGTGCAGAGTCACAGCCTGCCACTGGCGCATCCGGCAATCGTCAGGGCGCGCTGTATCCTCTGCTGAATAACCGGCACGACGCCGTATCCCGATTTTTCTCGCTCGCCTTTGACTTCGCCCACCGTAGCTACACGGCGCTGGCGCAGCAAGGTCTGGAATTTGAACATCAGTGGTGCGGCGTCAGCCAGCTTGCCTGGGATGAAAAGAGCACGCGTAAGATCGAGCAGATTCTGCAAGGGGAATGGCCGGAAGAACTGGTCGTTAGCGTGGATGCACAGCAATTGGAAAAGCAGAGCGGCCTGAATCCCGGCGTAAATGGCATCACCTACCCCGACGGCGGCTGGCTGTGTCCGGCAGAACTGACAGCCGCTGCGTTGAAGCTGGCACAGCAACACGGCCTGTCGGTACAGATGAATGCCGCCGTTTCAGCACTGGAAAAAACGGACAAAGGCTGGGCGCTCACTCTACGCACGGGTCAGCAAGTCAGCCATGCGGTCGTGGTGCTGGCAAACGGTCACCAGATTACCGACTGGTCACAAACCCGCCACTTACCCGGCTACGCCGTGCGTGGGCAGGTCAGCCATATTCCGACTAACCCTGTGCTGGGGCAGCTAAAGCAGGTGCTGTGCTACGACGGCTACCTGACGCCAGCGAGCCCGCAGCATCAAACACACTGCATCGGGGCAAGCTACCTACGGGGCGAAGCCCATTGTGATTATCGGGAAGAAGAACAGCAGGAGAACCGGCAGCGCCTGCTGAATTGCTTGCCCAACGCAGATTGGACCAAGACAGTCGATGTCAGCGGCGGGCAGGCTCGTCAAGGTGTCCGTTGTGCGTTGCGCGATCATCTGCCGCTCTTAGGCGCGGTGCCAGATTATGATCAAACGCTGGCAGAGTATGAAGATCGACTGCATCCACAGCACCGTACTGACACGGTACCAAGCGCACCTTATTGGCAGGATCTGTTTATTATCGGTGCATTAGGATCGCGCGGGCTTTGTTCTGCCCCACTTGCGGCAGAAATTTTAGCTTCGCAGATGTACGGCGAACCTCTACCGCTGGATCGCGATACGCTATCCGCGCTAAATCCAAATCGCTTCTGGATAAGGAAACTGCTGAAAGGCAAACCCGTGACGCAGGATTAA
- a CDS encoding YfcL family protein: protein MIAEFETRILALIDDMVEHASDDELFAGGYLRGHLTVSVAEAEENGEHTLEALHVRVSDSINNAIKNGELSPPDQVLVNGMWERLFQQAQNSTH from the coding sequence ATGATCGCAGAATTTGAAACGCGCATTCTGGCGCTGATTGATGACATGGTAGAGCATGCCAGCGACGATGAGCTTTTTGCCGGTGGCTATTTACGTGGTCATCTGACAGTGTCAGTCGCCGAAGCGGAAGAGAACGGGGAACACACGCTTGAAGCACTGCATGTGCGCGTCAGCGACAGCATTAATAACGCGATCAAAAACGGTGAACTGTCACCGCCGGATCAGGTGCTGGTTAACGGAATGTGGGAACGTTTGTTCCAGCAAGCGCAAAACAGCACGCACTGA
- a CDS encoding elongation factor P hydroxylase, whose product MTTTHHYQQLIDIFNDCFGDEYNTRLVKGDDEPVYLPADDEIPYHRIVFAHGFYASALHEISHWCIAGAQRRLQVDFGYWYCPDGRDATTQSQFEVVEIKPQAFDWLFCVAAGFPFNVSCDNLNGDCEPDRIDFQRRVHAQVMQYLDEGVPARPASFIRALQSFYNTPPLTAASFPYPADL is encoded by the coding sequence ATGACAACGACGCACCATTATCAACAACTGATTGATATCTTTAATGATTGCTTTGGCGACGAATATAATACCCGTCTGGTAAAAGGCGACGATGAGCCTGTTTATCTGCCAGCAGATGATGAGATCCCGTATCATCGGATTGTGTTTGCCCACGGTTTTTATGCCAGCGCGCTGCACGAGATTTCTCACTGGTGCATTGCTGGTGCACAGCGGCGTTTGCAGGTCGATTTCGGCTATTGGTACTGCCCGGATGGCCGTGATGCCACGACGCAAAGCCAGTTTGAAGTGGTGGAAATTAAGCCTCAAGCCTTCGACTGGCTGTTTTGCGTCGCGGCAGGCTTTCCGTTTAACGTCAGTTGCGACAACCTGAACGGCGATTGCGAGCCGGACCGTATTGATTTCCAACGACGTGTGCATGCACAAGTGATGCAGTATCTGGACGAAGGTGTTCCCGCGCGTCCGGCGAGCTTTATTCGTGCGCTACAATCGTTTTACAATACGCCACCGCTGACGGCGGCGAGCTTCCCGTATCCAGCCGATCTGTGA
- a CDS encoding sulfite exporter TauE/SafE family protein, giving the protein MDWLVLGPEMLAVLFFVGALAGFIDSIAGGGGLLTIPALLAAGLSPAQVLATNKLQAVGGSFSASLYFIRRRAVNLGEQKLAIALTFVGSTFGAWLIQQIHADFLRQLLPFLIIGIGLYFLLTPKIGDEDRQRRLSPLPFAIVAGGCVGFYDGFFGPGAGSFYALAFVTLSGFNLAKATANAKILNFTSNFGGLLFFMLSGKVVWVVGGVMLIGQILGARLGARMVMTKGQKLIRPMLVLVSAIMSGKLIYDSHGHAIAAWLGQLL; this is encoded by the coding sequence ATGGATTGGTTAGTTCTTGGGCCAGAAATGCTGGCCGTGCTGTTTTTTGTCGGGGCGTTGGCAGGGTTTATTGATTCGATTGCCGGTGGCGGTGGGTTATTGACGATCCCTGCCTTGCTGGCGGCGGGTTTGTCCCCGGCGCAGGTGTTGGCAACGAATAAACTTCAGGCAGTCGGTGGATCTTTTTCTGCCAGCCTGTATTTCATTCGTCGTCGTGCGGTGAATCTGGGTGAGCAGAAACTGGCTATTGCGCTGACGTTTGTCGGCTCGACCTTTGGTGCCTGGTTGATTCAGCAAATCCATGCCGATTTTCTACGCCAACTGTTGCCGTTTCTCATCATTGGCATCGGTCTCTACTTTTTACTCACGCCCAAAATCGGCGATGAAGATCGGCAGCGTCGCCTGTCGCCACTTCCGTTTGCGATTGTGGCAGGCGGCTGTGTCGGCTTTTATGATGGTTTCTTCGGTCCCGGTGCCGGGTCGTTTTATGCGCTGGCCTTTGTCACTCTGTCTGGTTTCAACCTGGCAAAAGCGACGGCGAATGCCAAAATCCTGAACTTTACCTCTAACTTCGGTGGGCTGTTGTTTTTTATGCTCAGCGGAAAAGTCGTCTGGGTGGTTGGGGGAGTGATGCTGATCGGACAGATCCTCGGTGCGCGGCTTGGTGCCAGAATGGTGATGACGAAAGGGCAAAAGCTGATCCGTCCTATGCTGGTGTTGGTTTCCGCTATCATGAGCGGCAAGCTGATTTATGACAGTCATGGGCATGCGATTGCTGCCTGGCTGGGACAGCTTTTATGA